A window of the Fusarium poae strain DAOMC 252244 chromosome 3, whole genome shotgun sequence genome harbors these coding sequences:
- a CDS encoding hypothetical protein (SECRETED:SignalP(1-19)~TransMembrane:1 (n3-13c19/20o401-423i)): MRGLTQAAAAVLTPALVLAHGPHHPPPPPPPPPPHMGFLPSALDVTPSAFVTVNVPWSDTESYPLTLRFDVQESEDVCGPASIKLNGESLDQDAKGHGVGSFLVNNETTISAEWDFECIGPKEFPFGQSMRFNVKALDDMAVNEESSFWMTFKQTAPVRISDVGNAAYVWSLSVPFSKENSTSTGDKSTADHPPPIWESTHRDFQDPEEELQVELMELEALHKQILQLEQLVEEREASIAKKLGKKYPPPPPSTYKKIKDCDGVQCVLHTVKDGVRHSAHRFYDHVFGHPPPPPHHGPPHGPHHGNGTHHGPHPPHHGPPPPPPPHHGHPFPFPGGHPPPPQCPPCSCDPHHGNPPPPPPHHKDGPHEPHHDKPEHGPEDFRAEGHEGHPPPPPPPPHHPIIVILGVLAIALALFSGIAIAYIHRRIARLSPESRRAIRRAFRQSREERRKGSAWKAAYRAFISRCVENDEDEKEAMLNGDRRRRSSSASSVTMEEEIASFREAANMVDGIVAAEEGHNTHARSYSYIPGSPVSSRPTHHHPAAAAYRSFPDDESLPAYDDDERDSSVVSDGCRYTPGSSDYTPSTSGSNASDVLGDTKN, from the exons ATGCGCGGCCTCACTCAGGCTGCCGCCGCGGTGCTGACACCTGCGTTGGTGTTGGCTCATGGACCTCACCATCCcccacctccaccaccacctcctccacctcatATGGGATTCCTACCTTCCGCTCTCGACGTAACACCTTCAGCTTTTGTCACAGTCAATGTCCCATGGAGCGACACTGAATCGTATCCTTTGACACTACGATTTGATGTACAGGAGTCAGAAGATGTCTGTGGCCCTGCCAGCATCAAGCTCAATGGCGAGTCCCTCGATCAGGACGCCAAGGGTCACGGCGTAGGATCATTCCTCGTCAACAATGAGACCACCATCTCAGCTGAGTGGGATTTTGAGTGCATCGGCCCCAAGGAGTTCCCCTTTGGTCAGTCAATGCGCTTCAACGTAAAGGCCCTCGACGACATGGCTGTCAATGAAGAGTCTTCCTTCTGGATGACCTTCAAGCAAACCGCCCCTGTTCGAATCTCCGATGTTGGAAACGCTGCCTACGTATGGAGTCTGTCCGTCCCCTTCAGCAAGGAGAACAGTACATCAACAGGTGACAAGTCCACTGCCGACCACCCACCTCCTATCTGGGAGAGCACCCACCGCGACTTCCAGGACCCTGAAGAGGAGCTTCAAGTTGAGTTGATGGAATTGGAGGCTCTTCATAAGCAGATTCTTCAACTTGAGCAGCTTGTTGAGGAGAGGGAGGCGTCCATTGCTAAGAAGCTGGGCAAGAAgtatcctcctcctccccccTCGACTtacaagaagatcaaggatTGTGATGGAGTGCAGTGTGTTTTGCACACTGTAAAGGATGGCGTGCGACACTCTGCTCATAGGTTCTACGATCACGTCTTCGgacatcctcctcctccacctcacCATGGCCCTCCCCACGGTCCTCATCATGGAAACGGCACTCATCATggacctcatcctcctcatcatggACCTCCCCCGCCTCCTCCCCCTCACCATGGCCAtcctttccctttccctgGAGGCCACCCTCCCCCTCCCCAATGTCCTCCTTGCTCTTGTGATCCTCACCATGGCAACCCCCCGCCACCTCCTCCCCATCACAAAGATGGACCTCATGAGCCTCACCATGACAAGCCGGAGCACGGCCCTGAAGATTTTCGCGCTGAGGGACATGAGGGTcacccaccaccaccaccacct CCTCCTCACCATCCCATCATTGTGATTCTCGGCGTCCTTGCCATTGCACTCGCTCTTTTCAGCGGCATTGCCATTGCCTACATCCACCGCCGCATAGCTCGTCTCAGCCCCGAGTCTCGACGTGCCATCCGCCGCGCATTCCGCCAGTCTCGGGAAGAGCGCCGCAAGGGTTCCGCTTGGAAGGCTGCCTACCGAGCCTTCATTTCTCGATGTGTCGAgaacgacgaagatgagaagGAGGCCATGCTTAACGGTGACCGCCGccgaaggtcttcttctgcaAGCAGCGTGACCATGGAAGAGGAGATTGCATCCTTCCGCGAGGCTGCTAACATGGTCGACGGCATTGTTGCTGCCGAAGAAGGCCACAACACCCACGCTCGCTCGTACAGCTATATCCCCGGCTCTCCTGTTTCTTCTCGCCCAACACATCACCACCCTGCTGCTGCGGCATACCGTAGCTTTCCCGATGACGAGAGCCTTCCCGCCtacgatgatgacgagcgCGACTCGTCGGTGGTTTCAGATGGATGCCGATACACGCCCGGTAGCTCTGATTACACCCCTTCCACCTCTGGATCCAACGCCAGCGACGTTCTAGGCGATACCAAGAACTAA
- a CDS encoding hypothetical protein (TransMembrane:2 (o305-325i346-369o)~BUSCO:12871at5125), whose protein sequence is MDLSQRALPRHTHHQPPPPLANPSPSHLPSQHSTYSPGSVASHPTLPLPGTHPPPSTLTPASASTSPASVSHRLPSGPASNTSRHPAGDYHPDAEDHDASTTPVDGEEPPKKKQKRNKPTLSCHECVERKTKCDRGRPHCLACIKRQTECRYAHVANLLEETTRSAANGRRMTKPPKKKSGSSGKSPIPNIADRGMSNDPRATSRGAVALSIGLLSNVPYSLPSASNIFGIGSEHPFANYWTCEGGLSEVISVLPDKIQADILLSRYFECVDPVYPMIHRQTFYADYEHFWQMSQQDKSDTDPSFIALIFVMLALGTQFVTSTTSSQERKQTAEFYASASNQALRIASYLSSASLRSIQAMVLIVYFLINDNHASDGWAFAGILIRQAYAMGLHRDPNIVTPHATLFEKQQRRKVWQAVLLQDTFLTVLLSLPPSATHTDVSVEDLLDDGSSIANSDPTDTAYIRGSWTLANLVQETICSPRSLDLPICSTARHKSKLIADFRAVYRSFPDVFRSWDPDSITALAKTNKRVVRQTLFLTSNYFHNLMLVHASESPDVPVNVRGTLEAAHDAITAFFLLFTLLEIEARVWWVFNHRAFLEALCIGNVLKEATREPGGADMMARDPLLVRAKADITRMIQIMQIMGKDSEVARTRVQVLSDFLT, encoded by the exons ATGGATCTTTCGCAGCGGGCGCTTCCGCGTCACACTCACCATcaaccgccgccgccgcttgCAAATCCATCGCCTTCTCATCTTCCGTCGCAACATTCTACGTATAGTCCTGGCAGCGTCGCTTCACATCCTACCCTTCCTCTACCGGGCACACACCCACCGCCCTCAACCCTGACACCAGCTTCGGCCTCAACATCTCCAGCTTCGGTTTCTCATCGGCTGCCATCCGGGCCAGCTTCAAATACTTCAAGACATCCTGCTGGCGACTATCACCCAGATGCAGAAGATCATGACGCGTCGACGACCCCCGTCGATGGCGAGGAGCCtccaaagaagaagcaaaagcgCAACAAGCCAACTCTGTCATGTCATGAATGCGTCGAGCGCAAGACCAAG TGTGACAGGGGTCGACCTCACTGCCTTGCTT GTATAAAGCGACAGACCGAATGCAGATATGCGCATGTTGCTAATCTACTCGA GGAGACCACACGGTCCGCAGCCAATGGCAGGCGAATGACGAAAccacccaagaagaagtctggATCAAGCGGAAAGTCTCCTATCCCAAATATTGCAGATAGAGGCATGTCCAACGATCCTagagcaacctcccggggcGCCGTTGCACTCTCGATTGGCCTCCTATCTAATGTTCCATACTCTCTACCCTCTGCGAGTAACATCTTTGGCATTGGCTCTGAGCACCCCTTCGCCAACTACTGGACCTGCGAAGGCGGCCTGTCGGAGGTAATTTCAGTTCTTCCTGACAAGATACAGGCCGACATTCTACTCAGTCGCTACTTTGAGTGTGTTGACCCAGTGTATCCTATGATACATCGCCAAACATTCTACGCAGATTACGAGCACTTCTGGCAGATGAGTCAACAAGACAAGAGCGACACAGATCCTTCTTTTATAGCATTGATATTCGTCATGCTAGCACTGGGCACACAATTTGTGACGTCGACAACATCGTCCCAAGAGCGAAAGCAGACGGCCGAGTTCTATGCTTCTGCAAGTAATCAGGCCCTACGTATTGCTTCATATCTCAGCAGCGCCTCACTACGATCTATCCAGGCCATGGTCTTAATAGTGTACTTTCTTATTAATGACAACCATGCTTCGGATGGATGGGCTTTTGCCGGAATTCTAATCCGACAGGCTTATGCAATGGGCCTACATAGGGATCCAAATATCG TAACACCGCATGCCACCTTGTTCGAGAAGCAGCAACGTCGAAAGGTCTGGCAAGCAGTACTGCTCCAAGATACGTTTCTAACCGTCTTGCTCTCTCTGCCACCCTCTGCGACACATACGGATGTTTCTGTCGAAGACCTTCTGGACGATGGTTCGTCGATCGCAAATAGCGATCCTACGGACACAGCATATATCAGGGGCTCCTGGACTTTGGCCAATCTTGTGCAGGAGACGATCTGTTCACCACGATCTCTGGATCTACCTATTTGCTCGACGGCAAGGCATAAGTCGAAGCTGATTGCCGACTTCCGAGCAGTCTATCGATCTTTCCCTGATGTTTTCCGCTCGTGGGACCCTGATAGCATCACAGCACTTgcaaaaacaaataaaagGGTAGTCCGCCAGACTCTGTTCCTGACGAGTAACTACTTTCACAACCTGATGCTGGTTCACGCTTCTGAAAGTCCTGATGTTCCTGTCAACGTTCGTGGGACATTGGAGGCGGCGCACGATGCTATCACcgccttctttcttcttttcactCTCCTTGAAATAGAAGCGCGCGTTTGGTGGGTTTTCAACCACCGAGCTTTCCTGGAAGCGCTATGCAttggcaatgttctcaaGGAAGCGACACGTGAGCCTGGCGGCGCAGATATGATGGCAAGAGATCCTTTGCTTGTGAGGGCGAAGGCCGATATCA CACGCATGATTCAAATCATGCAGATTATGGGTAAAGATTCTGAAGTGGCCAGAACACGAGTTCAAGTTTTGAGCGACTTCCTGACCTAG